From a region of the Primulina eburnea isolate SZY01 chromosome 7, ASM2296580v1, whole genome shotgun sequence genome:
- the LOC140836148 gene encoding loganic acid O-methyltransferase-like, protein MAEGAPMNGGKGIYSYANNSHFQREGFNAAKNLIMDILIQNLDVKSLVSSTMSKTFTIADLGCSIGPNTFLAMENIIDGVEHKYRVEGLDPNNLEFQVFFNDQVANDFNTLFASLPVDRRYHVAGVPGSFYGRLFPRASICLAYSSSSIHWLSKVPKELVDKNSPAWNKGKIHYTGARNEVVGAYAAQFDEDMDVFLNARGEEIVKGGMIVIIMPGVPDGGTVTHDVGVAFSFLESILIDMVKEGLIDQDEVDSFNIPHVYPSVKQMSRIVEKNGCFSIVNMKLRNARIDPKAPLDLELGVMHMRALAEGTFKNHFSGDTVEEIFRRAIQLKSKFGHMLDSSGIEVGAQLFAVLMRK, encoded by the exons ATGGCAGAAGGAGCTCCAATGAATGGTGGTAAAGGCATATATAGTTATGCAAACAATTCTCATTTTCAG AGAGAGGGCTTCAATGCAGCGAAGAACCTAATCATGGATATACTAATTCAAAATCTTGATGTGAAATCATTAGTATCGTCAACGATGTCAAAGACATTCACCATTGCAGACTTGGGTTGTTCGATTGGTCCGAACACTTTCTTAGCCATGGAAAACATAATTGACGGCGTTGAACATAAGTACCGCGTAGAGGGTCTCGACCCcaataacctcgaatttcaagtTTTCTTCAATGACCAAGTTGCTAATGACTTTAATACCCTCTTCGCGTCTCTTCCTGTTGATAGACGCTATCATGTAGCAGGTGTACCAGGATCATTTTACGGCCGATTATTCCCTAGAGCATCCATTTGCCTGGCATATTCCTCCTCTTCAATCCACTGGCTTTCTAAGGTGCCGAAAGAATTGGTCGATAAAAACTCTCCGGCATGGAATAAAGGTAAAATTCACTATACAGGCGCGAGAAATGAAGTTGTGGGAGCTTATGCAGCACAGTTTGATGAGGATATGGATGTTTTTCTAAATGCAAGAGGGGAAGAGATTGTGAAAGGGGGGATGATTGTGATAATCATGCCTGGTGTGCCTGATGGGGGGACTGTTACGCATGATGTTGGCGTAGCTTTTAGTTTTCTTGAATCCATCCTCATTGATATGGTTAAAGAG GGACTCATAGATCAAGATGAAGTGGACTCATTCAACATCCCTCATGTATATCCTTCGGTTAAACAAATGTCGAGAATTGTGGAGAAAAATGGGTGTTTTAGCATAGTAAATATGAAGCTAAGGAATGCTCGAATCGACCCTAAAGCACCTCTAGACCTTGAGTTGGGAGTGATGCACATGAGAGCACTTGCAGAAGGAACTTTTAAAAATCACTTCAGTGGCGATACAGTTGAAGAAATCTTTCGAAGGGCCATTCAGCTAAAATCAAAGTTTGGTCACATGTTGGATTCCTCAGGAATTGAGGTTGGTGCGCAATTATTTGCAGTTCTTATGCGAAAATGA